In Spiroplasma sp. SV19, one DNA window encodes the following:
- a CDS encoding ferredoxin: protein MANRDISKKRTYVNTDLCISCGSCIMIDETETFFMDDDGFANTTENDQELVEAQMVCPTAAIFIKTLEEFKEKRKSSLDTD from the coding sequence ATGGCGAACCGTGATATTTCAAAGAAAAGAACATATGTTAATACTGACTTGTGTATTTCTTGTGGAAGCTGCATTATGATTGATGAAACTGAAACATTCTTTATGGATGATGATGGTTTTGCAAATACAACAGAAAATGATCAAGAACTAGTTGAAGCACAAATGGTTTGTCCAACAGCAGCGATCTTCATTAAAACATTAGAAGAATTTAAAGAAAAGCGCAAAAGTAGTCTTGATACTGATTAA
- a CDS encoding dUTP diphosphatase: MLSNKTFAYLLENQKKLDHHILTKFNLNDEQTLDKRILAFLVELAEFINEQRDFKYWSVKPASKQDILLEEYIDGIHFLISIGSSLQVDFNKYHYQNKYVGKSFSLTKLYLDCFAVCTKLIKKQTAKIYFQVLNQYLIIAEELKFTETDLITAYNKKNKINFARQENNY; this comes from the coding sequence ATGTTAAGTAACAAAACTTTTGCATATTTGCTTGAAAATCAAAAAAAACTAGATCATCACATTTTGACAAAATTCAACTTAAATGATGAGCAGACATTAGATAAACGAATTTTGGCTTTTTTAGTTGAGTTAGCAGAATTTATTAATGAACAACGTGATTTTAAATATTGAAGTGTTAAACCAGCTTCAAAACAAGATATTTTATTAGAAGAATATATTGATGGAATTCATTTTTTGATTAGCATTGGGAGTAGTCTCCAAGTTGACTTTAATAAATACCATTATCAAAACAAATATGTTGGCAAATCGTTTAGTCTAACAAAACTTTATTTGGATTGTTTTGCTGTTTGTACTAAATTAATTAAAAAGCAAACAGCTAAAATTTATTTTCAAGTGTTAAATCAATATTTAATTATTGCTGAGGAATTAAAATTTACCGAAACCGACTTAATTACGGCATATAATAAGAAAAATAAAATAAACTTTGCTCGGCAAGAAAATAATTATTAA